From the genome of Streptomyces sp. NBC_01317, one region includes:
- the mreD gene encoding rod shape-determining protein MreD produces MRFNRMLLSATLVVVALVIQVTVLARLQLPGAVPDLMLLVVLALAFVYGHVGGALIGFFAGLLADLAPPADHAAGRYALVLCVIGYLAGLARPENGQIRSALGPMAVVVGAAVGSTLLYAGVGALVGDNAARHVGLGSLLFTAAVYDLLLAPFTVPLIMWLARRADNDPLSEAQSAGGGGGDVAAGWLTTGTGLKIGSQRGGLRVKAARGRAARAGRIKGVKRL; encoded by the coding sequence ATGCGCTTCAACCGGATGCTGCTCTCGGCCACGCTGGTCGTGGTAGCCCTGGTCATCCAGGTGACCGTCCTCGCCCGGCTCCAGCTTCCCGGCGCCGTCCCCGACCTGATGCTCCTCGTCGTGCTCGCCCTGGCGTTCGTGTACGGGCATGTCGGCGGCGCCCTCATCGGCTTCTTCGCGGGGCTGCTCGCGGACCTGGCCCCGCCCGCCGACCACGCCGCGGGACGCTACGCGCTGGTGCTGTGCGTCATCGGCTACCTGGCGGGCCTGGCCCGTCCCGAGAACGGCCAGATCAGATCGGCGCTCGGCCCGATGGCCGTCGTCGTCGGCGCGGCCGTCGGCTCGACCCTGCTGTACGCGGGTGTCGGCGCCCTTGTCGGCGACAACGCGGCCCGCCATGTGGGCCTCGGCAGCCTGCTGTTCACCGCGGCCGTCTACGACCTGCTGCTCGCGCCCTTCACGGTCCCGCTCATCATGTGGCTGGCCAGACGCGCCGACAACGATCCGCTCTCCGAGGCGCAGAGCGCCGGGGGCGGCGGCGGTGACGTCGCGGCCGGCTGGCTCACCACCGGTACGGGCCTCAAGATCGGGAGCCAGCGCGGCGGGCTGCGGGTCAAGGCAGCGCGCGGCCGCGCCGCCCGCGCGGGCCGGATCAAGGGGGTGAAACGCCTGTGA
- the mrdA gene encoding penicillin-binding protein 2, with protein MSNIPETGRTPRVKIRLIVIQVLVFSLLLTLGGRLWYLQVRNGQEYTDEAKNNHVQQVVEPAVRGSILDTRGVPLADNETRLVVSASRTELMKMRDDGKAVLARLADVLGVRPKDVTDKVRLCDAKTPQPCWNGSPYQPIPVTDEATTQQALQIRERTEDFPGITAEPTAVRRYAAPGLANTSQVLGYLSPVTDEEITKAQDTLSPYLRSDQVGRSGLERTYDRELRGKAGVTRYEVDNLGRVIGRAMSDEARPGANVVTSVDARVQAVAEYELHNAMKTARKEIDRNTGVNYKADSGAVVVMEARTGRVVAMASQPTYDPNAWVGGISAKDYAKLTGKKSNFPLLNRAIQGQAAPGSIFKVISSTAAVNAGYDFNGSYPCPSSYSVGGQVFKNFESQGYGSITIGKALEVSCDTVYYGIAHKEWQKDGGMKPKKNPGDWFYKTAHQFGLGKETGIDLPNEVTGRVPDRQWKKNFWKANKASWCKQGKKGGTYVEQIAYEGCLEGDRMRAGDSVNYSIGQGDTLVTPIQMATIYSAISNGGTLFNPTVGKAIISADGKRVEEIAPKAHGRLPFDRKTRDEIDEALAGVATRGSAAWRFGGWPQKQIPMHAKTGTAEVYGKQTTSWFASYTKDYTIVMTISQGGTGSGASGPAVRKIYEAMYGLDLKGKQNLKKALMPQPATALPKIGPDGAIDAPKVRPYMPEKPPADTQVVAGGAAPHVRRD; from the coding sequence GTGAGCAACATCCCGGAGACGGGCCGGACCCCCCGGGTCAAGATCCGGCTGATCGTCATCCAGGTCCTGGTCTTCTCGCTGCTGCTCACGCTCGGCGGCCGGCTCTGGTACCTCCAGGTGCGCAACGGCCAGGAGTACACGGACGAGGCGAAGAACAACCACGTCCAGCAGGTCGTCGAGCCTGCCGTGCGCGGTTCGATCCTGGACACGCGCGGGGTGCCGCTCGCCGACAACGAGACCCGGCTGGTCGTCTCGGCCAGCCGTACCGAACTGATGAAGATGCGGGACGACGGCAAGGCCGTCCTGGCCCGGCTCGCGGACGTCCTCGGGGTCAGGCCCAAGGACGTGACCGACAAGGTCAGGCTGTGCGACGCGAAGACGCCGCAGCCGTGTTGGAACGGTTCGCCCTACCAGCCGATCCCGGTGACCGACGAGGCCACCACCCAGCAGGCCCTCCAGATCCGCGAGCGCACGGAGGACTTCCCCGGCATCACCGCGGAGCCCACGGCCGTCCGCCGCTACGCCGCGCCGGGTCTCGCCAACACCTCGCAGGTGCTCGGCTATCTCTCGCCCGTCACCGACGAGGAGATCACCAAGGCGCAGGACACCCTCTCGCCGTACCTGCGCTCGGACCAGGTGGGCCGCTCGGGCCTGGAGCGCACGTACGACCGGGAGTTGCGCGGCAAGGCGGGCGTGACCCGCTACGAGGTCGACAACCTGGGCCGTGTCATCGGCCGGGCCATGAGCGACGAGGCACGGCCCGGCGCGAACGTGGTCACCTCCGTGGACGCGCGCGTACAGGCAGTCGCAGAGTACGAACTCCACAACGCGATGAAGACCGCCCGCAAGGAGATCGACCGCAACACCGGCGTGAACTACAAGGCGGACTCCGGTGCCGTGGTGGTGATGGAGGCGAGGACCGGCCGGGTGGTGGCGATGGCCTCGCAGCCGACGTACGACCCCAACGCGTGGGTCGGTGGGATCTCGGCGAAGGACTACGCGAAGCTGACCGGCAAGAAGTCCAACTTCCCGCTCCTGAACCGGGCGATCCAGGGCCAGGCGGCCCCCGGGTCCATCTTCAAGGTCATCTCCTCGACGGCCGCCGTCAACGCCGGGTACGACTTCAACGGCAGCTACCCCTGCCCCAGTTCGTACTCCGTCGGCGGTCAGGTCTTCAAGAACTTCGAGTCCCAGGGCTACGGCAGCATCACCATCGGCAAGGCCCTGGAGGTCTCCTGCGACACCGTCTACTACGGGATCGCGCACAAGGAGTGGCAGAAGGACGGGGGGATGAAGCCGAAGAAGAACCCCGGCGACTGGTTCTACAAGACGGCCCACCAGTTCGGTCTGGGCAAGGAGACCGGCATCGACCTCCCCAACGAGGTCACCGGGCGGGTGCCCGACCGGCAGTGGAAGAAGAACTTCTGGAAGGCCAACAAGGCCTCTTGGTGCAAGCAGGGCAAGAAGGGCGGCACGTACGTCGAGCAGATCGCGTACGAAGGCTGCCTCGAAGGCGACCGGATGCGCGCGGGTGACTCGGTGAACTACTCGATCGGCCAGGGCGACACGCTCGTCACCCCGATCCAGATGGCGACCATCTACTCGGCCATCTCCAACGGAGGCACGCTCTTCAACCCCACCGTCGGCAAGGCGATCATCAGCGCCGACGGCAAGCGGGTCGAGGAGATCGCGCCCAAGGCGCACGGCAGGCTGCCGTTCGACCGGAAGACGCGCGACGAGATCGACGAGGCGCTGGCCGGTGTGGCGACGCGTGGTTCGGCCGCCTGGCGCTTCGGCGGCTGGCCGCAGAAACAGATCCCGATGCACGCCAAGACCGGTACCGCCGAGGTCTACGGCAAGCAGACGACCTCGTGGTTCGCCTCGTACACCAAGGACTACACGATCGTGATGACGATCTCCCAGGGTGGTACGGGATCCGGCGCCTCCGGACCTGCCGTCCGCAAGATCTACGAGGCGATGTACGGGCTGGACCTGAAGGGCAAGCAGAACCTGAAGAAGGCGCTCATGCCCCAGCCCGCCACCGCCCTGCCGAAGATCGGCCCCGACGGCGCGATCGACGCCCCGAAGGTCAGGCCGTACATGCCGGAGAAGCCTCCGGCCGACACCCAGGTGGTCGCCGGCGGCGCCGCCCCGCACGTCCGGAGGGACTGA
- a CDS encoding CYTH and CHAD domain-containing protein, with amino-acid sequence MADTKREIERKYELPVRAGDDARPALPDLTRVPGVSSLFDRGVVELDAVYYDTADLRLAADKLTLRRRTGGADAGWHLKFPVSTGIRDEIQAPLADTVPDELAALLRSRLRGSALIPVVQLRSSREITHLSGADGELLAEVSVDTVRAERLTGMPGRVTAWAEVEVELADGADPAILDAVEKKLRKAGLRPAAAPSKLSRALAETAPEGAADGSAGRPEPLTAGDHVLAYIRAQAEAITAQDPAVRRDLPDAVHQMRVATRRMRSVFRTYRKILDRSVTDPIADELKWLAGELGADRDHEVLAARITARLDALPGTLVLGPVRARVQIWNAAGSTDSRSATVAVLDGERYLALLKSVDALLADPPLRKGADGPPDKALPKAILKDYGRLAGRIEHALALRPGEERDVALHEARKAAKRARYAGEAAKPVLGRPAKRFADRMKAVQTVLGDHQDSVVARDALRALAVKAHAAGETAFTWGLLYGQEEAHAEDRERELPEVWAESSDRKWRAALAG; translated from the coding sequence ATGGCGGACACCAAGCGAGAGATCGAACGCAAGTACGAACTCCCTGTGCGTGCCGGTGACGACGCCCGGCCCGCCCTGCCGGACCTGACCCGGGTCCCAGGGGTCTCGTCCCTCTTCGACCGGGGCGTCGTGGAGCTCGACGCGGTCTACTACGACACCGCGGACCTGCGCCTCGCGGCGGACAAGCTCACCCTGCGCCGCAGGACGGGCGGGGCCGACGCGGGCTGGCACCTCAAGTTCCCCGTGTCCACGGGCATCCGCGACGAGATCCAGGCCCCGCTCGCGGACACCGTCCCCGACGAGCTGGCCGCGCTGCTGCGCTCCCGGCTCCGGGGTTCCGCCCTGATCCCCGTCGTCCAGCTGCGCTCCTCCCGCGAGATCACCCACCTGTCCGGCGCGGACGGCGAGCTGCTCGCCGAGGTCAGCGTCGACACCGTCCGCGCCGAGCGCCTGACCGGCATGCCCGGCCGGGTCACCGCTTGGGCCGAGGTCGAGGTGGAGCTGGCCGACGGCGCCGACCCCGCGATCCTCGACGCCGTCGAGAAGAAGCTCCGCAAGGCCGGCCTGCGGCCCGCCGCCGCCCCCTCCAAGCTCAGCAGGGCCCTCGCGGAGACCGCCCCGGAGGGCGCCGCGGACGGCTCCGCCGGGCGGCCCGAGCCGCTCACCGCGGGGGACCACGTCCTCGCGTACATCAGGGCGCAGGCCGAAGCGATCACCGCCCAGGACCCGGCCGTACGGCGTGACCTGCCGGACGCCGTGCACCAGATGCGCGTCGCCACCCGCCGGATGCGCTCCGTGTTCCGTACGTACCGCAAAATCCTCGACCGGTCCGTCACCGACCCGATCGCCGACGAGCTGAAATGGCTGGCGGGGGAGCTGGGCGCGGACCGCGACCACGAGGTCCTCGCCGCGCGCATCACCGCCCGGCTCGACGCGCTGCCCGGGACGCTGGTCCTCGGACCCGTACGCGCCCGGGTGCAGATCTGGAACGCGGCGGGGAGCACCGACTCGCGCAGCGCGACCGTCGCGGTCCTCGACGGCGAGCGCTACCTCGCCCTGCTGAAGTCGGTCGACGCGCTGCTCGCCGACCCGCCCCTGCGCAAGGGCGCTGACGGCCCGCCCGACAAGGCGCTGCCCAAGGCGATCCTCAAGGACTACGGCCGGCTGGCCGGGCGCATCGAGCACGCGCTGGCCCTGCGCCCCGGCGAGGAGCGGGACGTGGCGCTGCACGAGGCCAGGAAGGCGGCGAAGCGCGCGCGGTACGCGGGCGAGGCGGCGAAGCCCGTGCTGGGCAGGCCCGCCAAGCGGTTCGCCGACCGGATGAAGGCGGTGCAGACCGTGCTCGGCGACCACCAGGACAGCGTGGTGGCCCGGGACGCCCTGCGCGCCCTCGCGGTCAAGGCCCACGCGGCGGGCGAGACGGCGTTCACCTGGGGACTCCTGTACGGCCAGGAGGAGGCACACGCGGAGGACAGGGA
- the rodA gene encoding rod shape-determining protein RodA, with product MAGTSGFSVSGYGPERSTWARLAARDSMARRLDWPLMFSAIALSLLGSLLVWSATRNRTALNHGDPYYFLFRHLLNAGIGFALMIATIWLGHRTLRGAVPVLYGLSVLLVILVLTPLGATINGAHAWIVIGGGFSLQPSEFVKITIILGMAMMLAARVDAGDQLHPDHRTVAKALGLAVLPMAIVMLMPDLGSVMVMAVIVLGVLLASGASNRWIFGLVGAGVIGAVAIAALGVLDEYQINRFAAFANPELDPAGVGYNTNQARIAIGSGGLTGTGLFKGSQTTGQFVPEQQTDFVFTVAGEELGFVGAGLILLLLGVVLWRACRIARETTELYGTVVAAGIIAWFAFQSFENIGMTLGIMPVAGLPLPFVSYGGTSMFAVWIAVGLLQSIRVQRPLSA from the coding sequence ATGGCCGGTACAAGTGGCTTCTCGGTCTCCGGATACGGTCCGGAACGGAGCACGTGGGCGCGGCTCGCGGCCCGCGACTCGATGGCGCGGCGGCTCGACTGGCCGCTGATGTTCTCGGCGATCGCCCTGTCCCTGCTGGGCTCGCTGCTGGTCTGGTCGGCGACCAGGAACCGTACGGCGCTCAACCACGGCGACCCGTACTACTTCCTCTTCAGGCACCTGCTGAACGCCGGCATAGGGTTCGCCCTCATGATCGCCACGATCTGGCTGGGCCACCGCACCCTGCGGGGCGCGGTCCCGGTGCTCTACGGCCTGTCGGTCCTGCTGGTGATACTGGTCCTCACCCCGCTCGGCGCGACCATCAACGGCGCCCACGCGTGGATCGTCATCGGCGGCGGCTTCTCGCTCCAGCCGTCGGAGTTCGTGAAGATCACGATCATCCTGGGCATGGCGATGATGCTCGCGGCCCGGGTCGACGCCGGGGACCAGCTGCATCCCGACCACCGCACGGTCGCCAAGGCGCTGGGCCTGGCCGTCCTGCCGATGGCGATCGTCATGCTGATGCCGGACCTCGGGTCGGTCATGGTCATGGCCGTCATCGTGCTCGGCGTCCTGCTCGCCTCCGGCGCCTCCAACCGCTGGATCTTCGGCCTGGTGGGGGCGGGGGTGATCGGCGCGGTCGCGATCGCCGCGCTCGGGGTGCTCGACGAGTACCAGATCAACCGCTTCGCGGCCTTCGCCAACCCGGAGCTGGACCCGGCGGGCGTCGGCTACAACACCAACCAGGCGCGCATCGCCATCGGCTCGGGCGGCCTGACCGGGACGGGGCTCTTCAAGGGGTCGCAGACCACCGGGCAGTTCGTGCCCGAGCAGCAGACGGACTTCGTCTTCACCGTCGCCGGCGAGGAGCTGGGCTTCGTGGGGGCGGGGCTGATCCTCCTGCTGCTGGGGGTGGTGCTGTGGCGCGCGTGCCGGATCGCCCGCGAGACGACCGAGCTGTACGGGACGGTCGTGGCGGCCGGGATCATCGCGTGGTTCGCGTTCCAGTCGTTCGAGAACATCGGGATGACGCTCGGCATCATGCCGGTGGCGGGGCTCCCGCTGCCCTTCGTGTCCTACGGAGGCACGTCGATGTTCGCGGTGTGGATCGCGGTGGGGCTGTTGCAGTCGATCCGGGTGCAGAGACCTCTGAGCGCGTAG